From the Drosophila suzukii chromosome 2 unlocalized genomic scaffold, CBGP_Dsuzu_IsoJpt1.0 scf_2c, whole genome shotgun sequence genome, one window contains:
- the LOC139354326 gene encoding uncharacterized protein has protein sequence MAANGPAQVPAVRNASSRRSFGAHQCHWVPSDLNPADIATKTSSFTSMHKWFDGPEYLLQERSRWPTCTDLGAPTNIEVKQVFFVATTPLDPIVNVEHFSDWRRLYRAVATFILYIEKLKATARKTPPITRINAKMIRRAQTTLIHYSPTISGNDGPGMDENLPRNTWPKGIVTEVVLAKNQQLKKTCPDYCEGPLHSPLCEYTCAASTGAPPKK, from the exons ATGGCTGCGAATGGACCCGCGCAAGTTCCAGCAGTACGTAATGCATCGAGTAGAAGAAGTTTTGGAGCTCACCAATGTCACTGGGTGCCATCGGACTTAAACCCTGCTGACATCGCCACTAAGACTTCGAGTTTTACTTCCATGCATAAATGGTTTGATGGCCCGGAGTACCTTCTCCAGGAACGCTCTCGTTGGCCCACCTGTACCGACCTAGGAGCCCCAACCAACATCGAAGTGAAGCAGGTGTTTTTCGTCGCTACTACACCACTGGACCCCATCGTGAACGTAGAACACTTTTCCGACTGGCGGAGGCTATATCGAGCGGTAGCAACGTTCATATTATACATCGAAAAGCTGAAAGCAACAGCGCGGAAAACGCCTCCGATTACGCGCATTAACGCCAAGATGATACGCCGCGCACAAACAACACTGATACACTATTCGCCGACCATTTCTGGAAACGATGGGCCAGGGA TGGACGAGAACTTACCACGGAACACGTGGCCGAAAGGAATAGTCACCGAAGTGGTCTTAGCTAAGAACCAGCAA CTGAAGAAGACGTGTCCGGATTACTGCGAGGGACCACTGCACTCCCCACTTTGCGAGtacacctgtgcagccagcaccggtgcgCCACCAAAGAAGTAA